The stretch of DNA GAGACGGTTCCACAGGGCTTCGTCTTCCGGGGCGAGGCTGAGTTCATGGCCGGGCAGGTGCCACCAGGAGCCGTCGCGGCGGCACTGGCCATCGGCCAGCAGCTCGGCCAGGAGCGCACCGAACGCCGGGCGTTCCATCCGGGGCGCGGTGCGCAGGCGCAGCTGCTCGGTGTTGAGGCCCAGCGAATCGGGCACGTCTTGATGTTCCTGCCGCAGGGCGGCGATGACCTCGGCGCGGAGCGCCGCCCAATGCGCCGGGGAAAAGGCGAGCGGGCTGGCGCCGTCGATTTTCTTCAGGGCCAGCTTGGCGCAGAGTCTGTCGGTCTCGGCTGCGGTCAGGTTGGCATTGGCGGCGAAGGCGCCGAGATCGACGCCGTTCGGCGCGCAGTCCAGCAGGGCCCCGAGCCGGGTTTCGGGAAGGTCCTGTTCCCAGGCGGTCAGGATGGCGCGGCGCTGCGGCGAGCGGCGGCCCCGGGCAGGAGGCTGGGTGTCGAGCACCGTGCCGCCGGCCAGGGTTCGCTGGGCGGCGGCATCGCGCAGGATGCAGCGGTCGCCCTGGACCGCGCAGGTGGGCTGGTCCAGCACCAGTTGTGCCCAGGCGCTCGCGCCCGGCTCCAGCGTGTCCGCTTCGAGCAGGGCGACATGACCGGCGGACCGGAACGCGCCGAGGTGGACGTGCACCGGCGTCCAGTGGCGCAGCGGCCGGGCTTCGCTGCCCAGCAGCCGGAGCCGGACGTCCAGCCGCCGCGTCGGCCGCTGCAGGGCCGGCGCCAGCACCCAGTCGCCGCGCTGCACCTCGTGTTTTTCCACGCCGGCCAGATTGAGGGCGCAGCGCTGGCCGGTCTGGCCGGATTCCGCGGGGCGGTTCTGGGCGTGGATGCCGCGGATGCGGACTTTCAGGCCGGACGGGGCGACGAGCAGATGATCGCCGGCGCGGACCTTGCCGGAAAACACGGTGCCGGTCACCACCGTGCCGATGCCGGCGACGGTGAAGCTGCGGTCCACCGCCAGGCGGAAGCCGCCGCCGGGGAGGCGGGCGTCGAGCCGGGCCGCCGCCGCTTCCAGATGGGCGCGGAGTTCGGCCACGCCGGCGCCGGTGTGGGCCGATACCTCGAACAGCGGGCAGCCGGCGAGGCGGGTGCCGGTCAGCATGGTTTCGATTTCTCCCCTGGCTGCGGCGATCCGTCCGGCATCGGCGAGATCGGTCTTGGTCAGGGCCACGGCGCCGTGCGCGACGCCGAGCAGGTCGATGATCTGGAGGTGTTCCACGGTCTGCGGCATGGGGCCGTCGTCGGCCGCCACCACCAGCAGGGCGAAGTCGATGCCGGTGGCGCCCGCCAGCATGTTGTGGATGAATTTCTCGTGGCCGGGCACGTCGACGAAGCCGAGGATGTCGCCGCTGCTCAGCGGGGTATAGGCATAGCCCAGGTCGATGGTGATGCCGCGGGATTTTTCTTCCGCCAGGCGGTCTGCGTCCACGCCGGTGAGCTGCTTCACCAGGGCGGTCTTGCCGTGGTCGATATGGCCCGCGGTGCCGACGATCATCCCGGGAATTCCAGCAAAGGCAGCTGGCCGAGGAAGGCCGCCTCGTCCTCCAGGCAGCGCAGGTCGAAGCGCAGGCCGCCATCTTCCAGCCGCCCAATGACGGGGAGGGGCAGGTCGCGGAAGGCTTGCGCCAGCCG from Methylococcus geothermalis encodes:
- the selB gene encoding selenocysteine-specific translation elongation factor produces the protein MIVGTAGHIDHGKTALVKQLTGVDADRLAEEKSRGITIDLGYAYTPLSSGDILGFVDVPGHEKFIHNMLAGATGIDFALLVVAADDGPMPQTVEHLQIIDLLGVAHGAVALTKTDLADAGRIAAARGEIETMLTGTRLAGCPLFEVSAHTGAGVAELRAHLEAAAARLDARLPGGGFRLAVDRSFTVAGIGTVVTGTVFSGKVRAGDHLLVAPSGLKVRIRGIHAQNRPAESGQTGQRCALNLAGVEKHEVQRGDWVLAPALQRPTRRLDVRLRLLGSEARPLRHWTPVHVHLGAFRSAGHVALLEADTLEPGASAWAQLVLDQPTCAVQGDRCILRDAAAQRTLAGGTVLDTQPPARGRRSPQRRAILTAWEQDLPETRLGALLDCAPNGVDLGAFAANANLTAAETDRLCAKLALKKIDGASPLAFSPAHWAALRAEVIAALRQEHQDVPDSLGLNTEQLRLRTAPRMERPAFGALLAELLADGQCRRDGSWWHLPGHELSLAPEDEALWNRLAPRLTAEPFQPPRVRDIARAENLDETAVRRLLMRTARLGRVYRVAHDHYFDRTAVAQLAAIVRQAAGDSPDGAVLAAEFRNRIGTGRKLAIHILEFFDRIGLTRRVKDSHRLRNETLEF